The following proteins are encoded in a genomic region of Ornithodoros turicata isolate Travis unplaced genomic scaffold, ASM3712646v1 Chromosome117, whole genome shotgun sequence:
- the LOC135371596 gene encoding zinc finger protein 235-like isoform X1: protein MQLSLEFRDQPVRVKSEPPDVACLPQQGQVHQQRSGVTAGTCEIKDEPREESLKEHAITEVKTEPYDAAILTGQDQMGRKCDSTSEGVTAGTCHVKEEPREESSNGHPIVEVITEPYNVPLLTEQDQMGHSCDSTSEDVHMLHMGEKGSECNIYPSAFSWSRSGEDQVATHADNRAYKGNVCPAEFSLSGNTQQHEQIDSWKNPYKCDICPEKFTRSWHLQQHKRTHTIKKTYKCDVCPAKFSRSWHLQQHTRTHTGEKPYKCDICPAKFSRNWYLQQHKRTHTGEEPFKCDVCPAKFSQSGHLQVHRRTHTGEKPYKCDVCPAEFSRGGNLEQHKWTHTDEKPYKCCLCPAVFKQRATLSHHKRKHTEYRKQTP, encoded by the exons ATGCAGTTATCTCTGGAGTTCCGCGATCAGCCCGTGAGAGTGAAATCGGAACCACCTGATGTTGCATGCCTGCCACAACAGGGCCAGGTACATCAACAGCGCTCCG gAGTGACAGCTGGGACGTGTGAGATTAAAGATGAACCTCGAGAGGAATCTTTGAAGGAACATGCAATCACGGAAGTCAAAACGGAGCCTTATGACGCTGCAATCTTGACTGGACAGGACCAAATGGGACGCAAGTGTGATTCAACATcagaag GAGTGACAGCTGGGACGTGTCATGTTAAAGAAGAACCTCGAGAGGAATCTTCAAATGGACATCCTATCGTAGAAGTCATAACAGAGCCTTACAATGTTCCACTCTTGACAGAACAGGACCAGATGGGACATAGCTGTGACTCAACATcagaag ATGTTCACATGCTTCACATGGGAGAGAAGGGTTCTGAATGCAACATCTACCCCTCTGCATTCTCGTGGTCTAGAAGTGGGGAGGACCAAGTGGCGACGCATGCTGACAACAGGGCATACAAGGgcaatgtctgccctgcagagttcagcctgagCGGGAACACACAGCAGCACGAGCAGATAGATTCATGGAAGAAtccatacaagtgcgatatctGCCCTGAGAAGTTCACCCGCAGTTggcacctacagcagcacaagcggacacacacaatCAAGAAgacatacaagtgcgatgtctgccctgcgaaGTTCAGCCGCAGTTggcacctacagcagcacacgcggacgcacacaggcgagaagccatacaagtgcgatatctGCCCTGCGAAGTTCAGCCGCAATTGgtacctacagcagcacaagcggacacacacaggcgaggAACCATTCAAGTGCGATGTTTGCCCTGCGAAGTTCAGTCAGAGCGGGCACCTACAGGTTCAcaggcggacacacacgggcgagaagccatacaaatgcgatgtctgccctgcggagtttaGCAGGGGCGGGAACCTAGAGCAgcacaagtggacacacacggacgagaagccatacaagtgctgTCTCTGTCCTGCAGTGTTCAAACAGCGCGCAACCTTGTCACATCACAAGCGAAAACATACAG AATATCGCAAGCAGACACCATGA
- the LOC135371596 gene encoding zinc finger protein 235-like isoform X2, translated as MQLSLEFRDQPVRVKSEPPDVACLPQQGQVHQQRSGVTAGTCEIKDEPREESLKEHAITEVKTEPYDAAILTGQDQMGRKCDSTSEGVTAGTCHVKEEPREESSNGHPIVEVITEPYNVPLLTEQDQMGHSCDSTSEDVHMLHMGEKGSECNIYPSAFSWSRSGEDQVATHADNRAYKGNVCPAEFSLSGNTQQHEQIDSWKNPYKCDICPEKFTRSWHLQQHKRTHTIKKTYKCDVCPAKFSRSWHLQQHTRTHTGEKPYKCDICPAKFSRNWYLQQHKRTHTGEEPFKCDVCPAKFSQSGHLQVHRRTHTGEKPYKCDVCPAEFSRGGNLEQHKWTHTDEKPYKCCLCPAVFKQRATLSHHKRKHTV; from the exons ATGCAGTTATCTCTGGAGTTCCGCGATCAGCCCGTGAGAGTGAAATCGGAACCACCTGATGTTGCATGCCTGCCACAACAGGGCCAGGTACATCAACAGCGCTCCG gAGTGACAGCTGGGACGTGTGAGATTAAAGATGAACCTCGAGAGGAATCTTTGAAGGAACATGCAATCACGGAAGTCAAAACGGAGCCTTATGACGCTGCAATCTTGACTGGACAGGACCAAATGGGACGCAAGTGTGATTCAACATcagaag GAGTGACAGCTGGGACGTGTCATGTTAAAGAAGAACCTCGAGAGGAATCTTCAAATGGACATCCTATCGTAGAAGTCATAACAGAGCCTTACAATGTTCCACTCTTGACAGAACAGGACCAGATGGGACATAGCTGTGACTCAACATcagaag ATGTTCACATGCTTCACATGGGAGAGAAGGGTTCTGAATGCAACATCTACCCCTCTGCATTCTCGTGGTCTAGAAGTGGGGAGGACCAAGTGGCGACGCATGCTGACAACAGGGCATACAAGGgcaatgtctgccctgcagagttcagcctgagCGGGAACACACAGCAGCACGAGCAGATAGATTCATGGAAGAAtccatacaagtgcgatatctGCCCTGAGAAGTTCACCCGCAGTTggcacctacagcagcacaagcggacacacacaatCAAGAAgacatacaagtgcgatgtctgccctgcgaaGTTCAGCCGCAGTTggcacctacagcagcacacgcggacgcacacaggcgagaagccatacaagtgcgatatctGCCCTGCGAAGTTCAGCCGCAATTGgtacctacagcagcacaagcggacacacacaggcgaggAACCATTCAAGTGCGATGTTTGCCCTGCGAAGTTCAGTCAGAGCGGGCACCTACAGGTTCAcaggcggacacacacgggcgagaagccatacaaatgcgatgtctgccctgcggagtttaGCAGGGGCGGGAACCTAGAGCAgcacaagtggacacacacggacgagaagccatacaagtgctgTCTCTGTCCTGCAGTGTTCAAACAGCGCGCAACCTTGTCACATCACAAGCGAAAACATACAG TGTGA
- the LOC135371596 gene encoding uncharacterized protein LOC135371596 isoform X3, whose product MQLSLEFRDQPVRVKSEPPDVACLPQQGQVHQQRSGVTAGTCEIKDEPREESLKEHAITEVKTEPYDAAILTGQDQMGRKCDSTSEGVTAGTCHVKEEPREESSNGHPIVEVITEPYNVPLLTEQDQMGHSCDSTSEDARESTGTLHIKDQPRGTCDQEYLGCTSSRAQFKISTTTVELQPDSTALVTMDDQPAERHRDQSKPCALARVSKASLEFHMFAHCHNESEKCPTAPPTDVQMGEKGHERREATRAKAAQVSFQSTVQLIRKLQLKITGNTVLDIPNESVLLTHTAATTLHAYNTGPDITIHHKIRPCNPHNDPHLRING is encoded by the exons ATGCAGTTATCTCTGGAGTTCCGCGATCAGCCCGTGAGAGTGAAATCGGAACCACCTGATGTTGCATGCCTGCCACAACAGGGCCAGGTACATCAACAGCGCTCCG gAGTGACAGCTGGGACGTGTGAGATTAAAGATGAACCTCGAGAGGAATCTTTGAAGGAACATGCAATCACGGAAGTCAAAACGGAGCCTTATGACGCTGCAATCTTGACTGGACAGGACCAAATGGGACGCAAGTGTGATTCAACATcagaag GAGTGACAGCTGGGACGTGTCATGTTAAAGAAGAACCTCGAGAGGAATCTTCAAATGGACATCCTATCGTAGAAGTCATAACAGAGCCTTACAATGTTCCACTCTTGACAGAACAGGACCAGATGGGACATAGCTGTGACTCAACATcagaag ACGCAAGAGAAAGCACTGGTACGCTCCATATTAAGGACCAGCCCAGAGGCACCTGTGATCAAGAATATTTGGGTTGCACTTCTTCAAGGGCACAGTTCAAGATCAGCACAACAACAGTTGAACTGCAGCCCGACAGCACTGCACTAGTCACTATGGATGACCAACCCGCTGAGCGACATCGAGACCAGAGCAAGCCATGTGCACTTGCACGCGTGTCGAAAGCCAGCCTGGAATTCCACATGTTTGCACACTGTCACAATGAGTCTGAAAAGTGCCCCACTGCTCCTCCAACTGATGTTCAGATGGGAGAGAAGGGGCACGAGAGAAGAGAAGCCACCAGGGCAAAagctgcgcaagtttcattccaatcgacggtgcaattaattagaaaattacaattaaagattacgggcaacactgtactagatATTccaaatgaatccgtactcctgacacatacggcggcaaccacattgcatgcgtataacactgggccagacataacaatccaccataaaatccggccctgcaatccacacaacgatccacatctgaggataaacggataa